In the Fibrobacter sp. UWB4 genome, GCGGCATGAATACGATAACGGGCAACTGGGGACAGGTTAAGGTCTGGCGCGGTGAAAAGCCGAAGGCCATTTCCATCAACGTGGCTACGGATCAGATTCTGCCGGGCGATGTTATTGAAATTCCGAAGAGCCATTACGAGTCGTTCAAGGACTTTACCTTGTTCATGGCGTCACTCTTAAGTGTGGTCTCGTCTGCGTTCATCATTTACGTCAATTACAAGTAGTTTATGGAAAAACAGGAATCTACAGGTTTTATCGAATTTTGCCTTCGAGTCGTCAATAGCGACCTGAAGCATTTCAAGTTTTTTTCTTGGTTTGTGACTATCCCGACCATAGTCGCTTTTGTCTTGGTCATGTGGGTTATTGAGCCTAGGTACGCAGCGACTGCGGTTGTTACTCCGCCTGCATCGACTCAGCCCATGTCGGGGGCGCTCAGTGGCCTGATTGGCGGGACTGGAATGAGTTCCCTTCTCGGGATTTCCATGGATAACGAGGATGCGAATGTTGTATGGACCATCCTCAATTCCTGGGAACTGCACGACAAGGTTATCGAACAGTTCAACCTCGCAAAGCACTACAAGTTCAAGGGCAAGTTCCATGCGGACTTGCTGAAGGAGTTCCGCAAGAATTTCGGCTTGAACTACAACAAGGAGGACATGTTCTTCCTCTATTACAGGGACACGGATCCGAAACGCGCTGTGCAGGTTATAGAATTCATGCTTGAAAAAGCGGATTCTGCCTTTAACTCGTTTAAGACGAATCAGGCTCGCCAGTCCAGAGAATATTTCCAGACGCGCTTGGATTCTTGCGAACATGTTCTGGATTCTGTGCTGAATTCGTTTGTCGACTTCCAGGTGAGGAACAATGTTTATGAGCCGTCGGTCCAGCTCGGGGCGACGATTAAGTATTTGAGCGAGTTGCAGGCCATGCGCGAAGAGATGGGCATGGAAATGGACTTTGAAAAGCTCGACCGCGGCGAGAATAGCAGGCGTTACCAGGAACTCCAGAAGCGTGTCAAGGGAATGAACTTGGCGCTTGGCAGTGCGCTCAAGGGCAAGCATAGCAACATCGGCATGATCGAGCTTAAGAAGACTCCTGAGCTTTACGCGGAGTACCTGAGGCGCGAGTCTGAGATCCGTATCCAGGAAACTTTGTACAAGCTGCTCCGCCAGCAGAGCGAACAGATGCGCCTGGAAGAAGCCAAGATGCTCAAGAACCTCCATGTGCTTGAACCGCCTTGGGAAAACAACAAGAAGATCTACCCGCTTAGGGCTGTCACCTTGGTCTTTGTATTCCTGGTGGCCTGCATTATTGCGACGATTATTTGCAACTTGCTCGACTATCTGGAAATCGAATCTAAGCGCGGGACTTCTGTATCCCGTGAATGGAATGCTTTTAGGGCTTACTTCCAAAAGAAAAAGGTCTAGTTTGTGTTTGCATGGGTGAGTGAATATCCGGTCAGTTCCGCCCTTTTTCTGGTAGTCATTTTTTGCCTATTTCAGTCATGGTGGTTCAAGAAGGATTTCTTTAGCCCGTTAAATGTCTACTGCTTTACACAGTGCATTACGCTTGCCATTTCGTATTTCCAGATCGATAGGGCAATGTCGGATTTTCATTTGTACACATGGGGCGTATGGCTTTTTGGCATGCTTTCGTTTGCTGGAGGCTGTATTGTAGCTAGGCTCCATGCGAAGTCAAAGGCGATCCCGGTTCAGGTGCATCCCGCGGTGTGCGCAAGACAGTATAACTGGACGTACCACTTGCTTTTGTCTTTTGTGGTGTTCCTTGTCTTTCTGGTTGGCGTCTATGGGCTTTACCAGAAGGTTGGGGATCTCATCATTTTTACGCAGAATCCGGCAAAGTGGATGACGAAGTATGTGGATTACGGTTACTATTCGCTGTT is a window encoding:
- a CDS encoding lipopolysaccharide biosynthesis protein, whose amino-acid sequence is MEKQESTGFIEFCLRVVNSDLKHFKFFSWFVTIPTIVAFVLVMWVIEPRYAATAVVTPPASTQPMSGALSGLIGGTGMSSLLGISMDNEDANVVWTILNSWELHDKVIEQFNLAKHYKFKGKFHADLLKEFRKNFGLNYNKEDMFFLYYRDTDPKRAVQVIEFMLEKADSAFNSFKTNQARQSREYFQTRLDSCEHVLDSVLNSFVDFQVRNNVYEPSVQLGATIKYLSELQAMREEMGMEMDFEKLDRGENSRRYQELQKRVKGMNLALGSALKGKHSNIGMIELKKTPELYAEYLRRESEIRIQETLYKLLRQQSEQMRLEEAKMLKNLHVLEPPWENNKKIYPLRAVTLVFVFLVACIIATIICNLLDYLEIESKRGTSVSREWNAFRAYFQKKKV